From the genome of Blautia pseudococcoides, one region includes:
- a CDS encoding family 78 glycoside hydrolase catalytic domain: MTKFEPDWLTIPLFAHVKPENPYHKEQKPRILREYPAKNLHVLARAEMEPPGDKRRYILRISADDHYKLWINGIYAGQGPAPAWPEQYYYNEIDITGYLHPGKNVLAVHLYYQGLVNRVWNSGDGRFALASQVTAEIAEAVERIPLTWRYQISGAYTGKTIGYETQFLEDFDSRCWEQGWNQTDFDDTLWEPMVKAGWADYKLIKQPTKMLAVYERAPKTVEKEEGCWFVDLGREITGSLRIKALGPSGAVVEVLCGEEKNEDGSVRYAMRCGCCYREKWTLDGNICELEPYDYKGFRYAEIHFGGGVKILHVSVLVRHYPMDDSLCRLRTTDEKLAGIFDICRNTVKCSTQEAYLDCPTREKGQYLGDAVITSRSQVWLTGKTDMLRKCIDQFALTKSVCPGLLAVAPGAFMQEIADFSLLWSQLLMTDYEFTGDKGFLRRYYDTAKGIVSYFAGFQDEKGLLNQVWDKWNLVDWPENLRDDYDFNLSRPVVAKGCHNVINALYAGAVKTLTEIETILGLPVTYSFSRIKACYVNTFYRPDKKRFADSVKSTHCSLHSNLYALYFGLVPDEAVDHVAFFLEEKGFCCGVMPSYFLLKALAGAGHYEGVYRLLTNEGDHGWVNMLREGATTCFEAWGKAQKWNTSLCHPWATAPVSIVIEELAGIHPDPGEEKGYRFEPHIPDSVGQFHLTVPYGGNCYQVVKEEGDDRPFIVQLF; this comes from the coding sequence ATGACAAAATTTGAACCGGACTGGCTGACGATCCCGCTGTTTGCCCATGTAAAACCGGAAAACCCTTATCACAAGGAACAAAAACCCAGAATCCTCAGGGAGTACCCGGCAAAGAATCTGCATGTTCTTGCACGTGCGGAGATGGAACCTCCGGGGGATAAGCGCAGGTATATCCTCCGTATATCCGCGGATGATCATTACAAGCTTTGGATAAACGGCATCTATGCGGGACAGGGGCCTGCCCCGGCGTGGCCGGAACAATATTATTATAATGAAATAGACATTACCGGATATCTGCACCCCGGGAAAAATGTACTTGCTGTACATCTGTATTACCAGGGACTTGTGAATCGTGTCTGGAACAGCGGGGACGGGCGCTTTGCCCTGGCTTCACAGGTAACTGCAGAGATTGCAGAGGCCGTGGAACGGATACCTCTCACATGGCGGTATCAGATCTCAGGAGCCTATACAGGGAAAACGATTGGATATGAGACACAGTTTTTGGAGGATTTTGACAGCCGCTGCTGGGAGCAGGGCTGGAATCAGACAGATTTCGACGATACTTTGTGGGAACCTATGGTGAAAGCCGGGTGGGCAGATTATAAGTTGATAAAACAGCCCACTAAAATGCTGGCCGTGTATGAGAGAGCGCCGAAGACAGTGGAAAAAGAAGAGGGATGCTGGTTTGTGGATCTGGGCCGGGAGATCACGGGCAGCCTGCGGATCAAAGCGCTTGGCCCGTCGGGAGCAGTGGTGGAGGTCCTCTGCGGGGAGGAAAAAAATGAGGACGGCAGTGTCCGTTATGCTATGCGGTGTGGCTGCTGTTACCGGGAGAAATGGACCCTGGACGGAAATATATGTGAGCTGGAGCCATATGATTACAAAGGATTCCGGTACGCAGAAATCCATTTTGGCGGCGGGGTAAAGATCTTGCATGTTTCTGTACTGGTGCGCCACTATCCCATGGATGACTCTCTGTGCAGATTAAGGACTACAGATGAGAAGCTGGCAGGTATTTTTGACATATGCAGAAATACAGTGAAATGCAGCACCCAGGAGGCATATCTGGACTGCCCGACAAGGGAGAAGGGGCAGTACCTGGGAGACGCAGTGATTACATCCCGTTCCCAGGTGTGGCTTACCGGGAAGACGGATATGCTGAGAAAATGTATAGACCAGTTTGCTCTTACGAAAAGTGTTTGTCCGGGTCTTTTGGCTGTGGCTCCGGGTGCCTTTATGCAGGAGATCGCAGACTTTTCCCTGCTTTGGTCACAGCTTTTGATGACAGATTATGAATTCACAGGAGATAAAGGCTTTTTGAGGAGATATTATGATACCGCCAAAGGTATTGTCAGCTATTTTGCCGGATTTCAGGATGAGAAAGGTCTTTTAAATCAGGTGTGGGACAAATGGAATCTGGTTGACTGGCCGGAAAACCTGCGGGATGATTATGATTTTAACCTGAGCCGTCCTGTTGTGGCAAAAGGCTGTCACAACGTCATCAATGCCTTGTATGCAGGCGCAGTAAAGACGCTGACAGAGATAGAGACGATCCTTGGGCTGCCGGTTACATATTCGTTCAGCAGAATAAAGGCTTGTTATGTGAACACTTTTTACAGACCGGATAAAAAACGGTTTGCAGACAGTGTGAAAAGTACACACTGCTCCCTCCATTCCAATTTATATGCACTGTACTTTGGCCTTGTCCCGGATGAGGCCGTGGATCATGTGGCGTTTTTTTTGGAGGAGAAGGGCTTCTGCTGCGGCGTTATGCCCAGTTATTTCCTTCTGAAAGCCCTGGCAGGAGCCGGGCACTATGAAGGGGTGTACAGGCTTTTGACCAATGAGGGGGATCACGGCTGGGTCAACATGCTGCGGGAGGGAGCTACCACCTGTTTTGAGGCATGGGGGAAAGCTCAGAAATGGAATACCAGCTTATGTCATCCCTGGGCGACTGCGCCTGTCAGTATTGTGATAGAAGAACTGGCAGGGATCCATCCGGACCCCGGTGAGGAGAAAGGATATAGGTTCGAGCCT
- a CDS encoding winged helix-turn-helix domain-containing protein, producing MIFQETVEWLSAKLSSSPAFIEQQVTGFQIAPFTRTFISEKGETVSLTAKEFDLLYFLFCHKGQVFTKDQLYENIWG from the coding sequence TTGATTTTTCAAGAAACTGTTGAGTGGCTATCTGCTAAACTTTCCAGTTCTCCAGCTTTCATTGAGCAACAAGTAACTGGATTTCAGATTGCCCCTTTTACAAGAACCTTTATCAGTGAAAAAGGGGAAACCGTATCTTTGACAGCAAAAGAATTTGACCTGCTGTATTTCCTCTTTTGCCATAAGGGGCAGGTATTTACGAAAGACCAACTTTATGAAAATATCTGGGGCTAA
- a CDS encoding helix-turn-helix transcriptional regulator: MKNEKLRFKNRLKEARTEKKFSQSVLAEMVGVSRNTISSIETGQFNPTAKLALILCIALDKKFEELFYFE; the protein is encoded by the coding sequence ATGAAAAATGAAAAATTAAGATTCAAAAATCGTTTAAAAGAAGCAAGAACTGAAAAGAAATTTTCTCAATCTGTATTAGCAGAAATGGTTGGTGTATCTCGCAACACTATTAGTTCTATCGAAACAGGACAATTCAATCCTACTGCTAAGTTGGCGTTGATTTTGTGTATAGCGCTTGATAAAAAATTTGAGGAATTATTTTATTTTGAGTAG
- a CDS encoding DUF6442 family protein — translation MEKEDILNKAKQEKNKEFENAINQKATMQGTIAMASICIIIFVIKVVMSDIKGLEKVIPFYDTVAILWGYMMVVYFSLYRKMHENKHLLIGIGSLIVFTIYMYKFICTLL, via the coding sequence ATGGAAAAAGAAGATATTTTAAACAAGGCAAAGCAAGAAAAAAATAAGGAGTTTGAAAATGCAATAAATCAAAAAGCAACGATGCAAGGTACTATCGCAATGGCATCTATTTGTATTATAATCTTTGTAATTAAAGTGGTGATGTCTGATATTAAAGGTCTTGAGAAAGTAATACCATTTTATGATACTGTGGCAATATTGTGGGGATATATGATGGTTGTATATTTTTCTCTCTATAGAAAAATGCACGAAAATAAACATTTGCTAATAGGCATAGGATCTTTGATTGTCTTTACGATATACATGTATAAATTCATTTGTACATTATTATAG
- a CDS encoding tetratricopeptide repeat protein has protein sequence MKGKFIVLTGCILCLMAGCGKETPSYYELGAEDLEGKNYQSAIENFELAIAEDDFEMEALRGEGIAYLKMGKYQEAQQALEKARDLAVDSKKAMRADILAYLAVVQYQRGDFEGSAATCDQMLDIKNSKEGYFLRGTAWLHLDQYDKAASDFGKAAADSKEYNDYLEIYRVYEECDMKADGESYLEMALDMEADDEKDHYDRGRVYYYLEEYDEAKKELTTAYNDGYKEASIYLGKVYAEQGDTANARANYKESLSEQSLQAKAYNGMAYCDILDGDYDSALSNIQKGLDTGDQEEKQALLFNEIVAYEKKMDYASAKEKITAYLEAYPTDERAVKENYFLETR, from the coding sequence GTGAAGGGAAAATTTATTGTTCTGACAGGATGCATCCTCTGTCTTATGGCAGGATGCGGAAAAGAGACACCCAGCTATTATGAACTGGGCGCGGAAGATTTAGAGGGGAAAAATTATCAAAGTGCCATCGAAAACTTTGAGCTGGCCATCGCCGAGGATGACTTTGAGATGGAAGCGCTCAGGGGAGAGGGCATTGCCTATCTGAAAATGGGAAAATACCAGGAGGCACAGCAGGCCCTGGAAAAAGCCAGGGACCTGGCCGTTGACTCCAAGAAGGCCATGAGAGCCGATATTCTGGCATATCTGGCTGTAGTGCAGTACCAAAGAGGGGACTTTGAGGGAAGTGCAGCTACCTGCGACCAGATGCTGGATATAAAGAACAGTAAAGAGGGATATTTTCTCAGGGGAACTGCCTGGCTTCATCTGGACCAGTATGACAAAGCGGCATCTGATTTTGGGAAAGCGGCTGCAGATTCCAAAGAGTACAATGACTATCTGGAAATCTACCGTGTGTACGAAGAGTGTGACATGAAGGCTGACGGGGAGTCCTATCTGGAGATGGCTCTGGATATGGAGGCCGATGATGAGAAGGACCACTACGACAGAGGGCGTGTTTACTATTATCTGGAGGAGTACGATGAGGCCAAGAAAGAGCTGACCACCGCCTACAACGACGGATATAAGGAAGCATCCATTTATCTGGGTAAGGTATACGCGGAACAGGGCGATACGGCCAATGCCCGGGCCAATTATAAAGAGAGCCTGAGTGAACAGTCATTGCAGGCAAAAGCTTACAATGGTATGGCTTACTGCGATATCCTGGACGGGGACTATGACAGTGCCCTCTCCAACATCCAGAAGGGACTGGATACAGGGGACCAGGAAGAGAAACAGGCACTTCTGTTCAATGAAATCGTGGCCTATGAAAAGAAGATGGACTATGCGTCTGCAAAAGAAAAAATCACCGCATATCTGGAGGCCTATCCTACAGATGAGAGAGCAGTGAAAGAAAATTATTTTCTGGAGACAAGGTAA
- the glmM gene encoding phosphoglucosamine mutase — protein sequence MGKYFGTDGFRGEANVNLTVEHAFKVGRFLGWYFGQEHKAQIVIGKDTRRSSYMFEYSLVAGLTASGADVYLLHVTTTPSVSYVVRTENFDCGIMISASHNPFYDNGIKIINGNGQKMEASVEEQIEAYIDGKVPELPLAKREDIGRTVDFSAGRNRYIGYLISIPTRAFKNKRVGLDCSNGSASAIAKSVFDALGAKTYVIHNDPDGTNINTNCGSTHIEELKNFVRENHLDVGFAYDGDADRCIAVDENGDEVNGDLIMYVCGKYMQEQGKLNNNTIVTTIMSNLGLYKACEREGIAYEKTAVGDKYVCENMMANGHSIGGEQSGHIIFSKHATTGDGILTSLKLMEVIIEKKQPLSVLTKEVKIYPQVLKNVRVYDKKEARENAEVVKAIAEVEKVLSDDGRILVRESGTEPVIRVMVEAASNEICEENVDKVIAVMRSENLIVQ from the coding sequence ATGGGAAAATATTTTGGAACAGACGGTTTCCGCGGGGAAGCTAATGTAAATCTGACAGTAGAGCACGCATTTAAAGTAGGACGTTTCCTGGGCTGGTATTTCGGACAGGAGCACAAGGCTCAGATCGTGATCGGCAAGGATACCAGAAGAAGCAGCTATATGTTTGAATATTCACTGGTTGCAGGCCTGACCGCGTCAGGAGCGGATGTATATCTTCTTCATGTGACCACAACACCCAGCGTTTCCTACGTTGTGCGTACAGAAAACTTTGACTGTGGTATTATGATTTCTGCCAGCCACAATCCGTTCTATGACAATGGAATTAAGATTATCAACGGCAATGGACAGAAGATGGAGGCATCCGTCGAGGAGCAGATCGAAGCTTACATTGACGGAAAAGTACCGGAGCTGCCGTTGGCAAAGCGAGAGGATATCGGCCGTACCGTAGACTTTTCCGCAGGAAGAAACCGTTATATCGGATATCTCATCTCCATTCCGACACGTGCCTTTAAGAATAAAAGAGTGGGCCTTGACTGCTCAAACGGCAGTGCGTCTGCCATTGCAAAGAGCGTATTTGACGCGCTGGGCGCCAAGACTTATGTGATACACAATGATCCGGATGGAACCAACATCAATACAAACTGCGGTTCCACACATATTGAGGAACTGAAAAATTTTGTCAGGGAAAACCATCTGGATGTGGGCTTTGCCTATGACGGAGATGCTGACCGCTGTATTGCAGTGGATGAGAACGGTGACGAGGTGAACGGCGACCTGATCATGTATGTGTGCGGAAAATACATGCAGGAACAGGGTAAGTTAAACAACAACACCATTGTCACCACCATTATGTCCAACCTGGGTCTTTACAAAGCCTGTGAAAGAGAAGGCATTGCATACGAGAAGACAGCCGTGGGGGACAAATATGTCTGCGAGAACATGATGGCAAACGGCCACTCCATCGGAGGCGAGCAGTCCGGCCACATTATCTTCTCAAAACACGCCACCACAGGTGACGGCATTCTGACTTCCCTGAAACTGATGGAAGTCATCATTGAGAAAAAACAGCCCCTCAGTGTGCTGACAAAAGAAGTGAAGATTTATCCGCAGGTACTGAAAAATGTGCGGGTATATGATAAGAAGGAAGCCAGAGAGAATGCTGAAGTGGTGAAAGCCATTGCAGAGGTGGAAAAAGTCCTGAGTGATGACGGAAGAATCCTGGTGCGTGAAAGCGGTACAGAGCCTGTTATCCGCGTCATGGTGGAAGCGGCTTCCAATGAAATCTGTGAAGAAAATGTAGATAAAGTGATTGCTGTCATGAGGTCTGAGAATCTGATTGTACAGTAG
- a CDS encoding nucleotidyltransferase family protein, giving the protein MKKTALLIMAAGIGSRFGKGIKQLAKVGPSGEIIMDYSIHDALEAGFNKIVFIIRKDIEEEFREVIGNRIEKVAEVEYVFQDLQDLPEGFTCPKERTKPWGTGQAILAAKEVLEEPFIVINADDYYGKEAYVKIHDYLVEEHEDTGKLDICMAGFILENTLSDNGSVTRGICSLDENKNLVGIAETYNIKKTPKGPAVETEDNGLRMLDPKNLVSMNMWGLTPAFLKTLEEGFVEFLKECGPEDLKKEYLLPIIVDKLIKEKKADVAVLKTHDTWFGVTYQEDKEKVMEAFASLVEQGVYKKGLYA; this is encoded by the coding sequence ATGAAAAAAACAGCACTGCTAATCATGGCAGCCGGAATTGGCAGCCGCTTTGGAAAGGGAATCAAACAACTGGCAAAAGTGGGACCAAGCGGTGAGATCATCATGGATTATTCCATTCATGATGCATTGGAAGCAGGGTTTAACAAGATAGTATTTATCATCAGAAAAGACATAGAGGAAGAGTTCCGTGAAGTGATCGGAAACAGGATCGAGAAGGTGGCAGAGGTGGAATATGTATTTCAGGATCTACAGGATCTTCCGGAAGGATTCACCTGCCCCAAGGAGCGCACAAAGCCGTGGGGAACCGGACAGGCGATCCTGGCAGCAAAAGAAGTGCTGGAAGAGCCGTTTATCGTCATCAACGCAGACGATTACTATGGCAAAGAGGCCTATGTGAAAATTCACGACTATCTGGTGGAAGAGCATGAGGATACAGGTAAGCTGGACATCTGCATGGCTGGATTTATTCTGGAGAACACCCTGAGCGACAACGGTTCCGTGACCAGGGGTATCTGCTCTCTGGATGAGAATAAGAATCTGGTGGGGATTGCGGAGACATATAATATTAAGAAGACACCAAAGGGCCCGGCCGTGGAGACTGAGGACAATGGCCTGCGTATGCTGGACCCCAAGAACCTGGTATCCATGAATATGTGGGGACTGACACCTGCGTTTTTAAAGACACTGGAAGAGGGATTTGTGGAATTTTTAAAGGAATGCGGCCCGGAGGATCTGAAGAAAGAATATCTGCTTCCCATCATCGTGGATAAGCTTATCAAGGAGAAGAAAGCGGACGTGGCTGTTCTCAAGACACATGACACCTGGTTCGGCGTTACATATCAGGAAGATAAAGAAAAAGTAATGGAAGCCTTTGCCAGTCTGGTAGAGCAGGGTGTATACAAAAAGGGTTTATACGCATAG
- a CDS encoding class II fructose-bisphosphate aldolase: MDYPVYARKVTDAIKNGTCQKIGEGEFYHGISNDKCRSRASSVSQEYVKIIQENGGVLADAIGIPEDMLRRAAKSPVCKINKDLDLRLAMTAGVRQVLAQKPSAFDSREYLKAGGANVKDLVAQKIVNVLGSDHKA, encoded by the coding sequence GTGGATTATCCCGTCTATGCCAGGAAAGTGACAGACGCCATAAAAAACGGAACCTGTCAGAAAATAGGAGAAGGAGAATTTTATCATGGGATTAGTAACGACAAATGCCGCTCTCGCGCGTCCAGCGTCTCCCAGGAGTATGTAAAAATCATTCAGGAAAACGGAGGCGTACTGGCTGATGCCATAGGAATCCCGGAAGATATGCTCCGCCGCGCGGCAAAATCCCCAGTGTGCAAAATAAACAAGGATTTGGACCTGCGCCTGGCCATGACAGCCGGCGTCCGCCAGGTACTTGCACAGAAGCCCTCCGCCTTTGATTCCAGGGAATACCTGAAAGCTGGTGGAGCCAATGTCAAAGACCTTGTGGCGCAAAAAATAGTAAATGTGCTGGGCAGTGACCATAAGGCATGA
- a CDS encoding sensor histidine kinase, whose product MDWNYLCVGMVSAVLSSQWINFLIVILVTCFVIIIASYIYSRFSRGVTRELQNLNEIMGRAEDQNFKEEIKIGRIDEFIRLGAAYNKLISRIHILVNEVNREKLNAKQAQLVRAGRRWIIPSMPGK is encoded by the coding sequence ATGGACTGGAACTATCTGTGTGTAGGTATGGTGAGTGCTGTCCTGAGCAGTCAGTGGATCAATTTTTTGATTGTGATACTTGTCACATGTTTCGTGATCATCATTGCCTCTTACATATACAGTCGGTTTTCCCGTGGTGTTACGCGTGAACTTCAGAACCTGAATGAGATCATGGGACGTGCGGAAGACCAGAACTTTAAGGAAGAGATTAAAATCGGAAGAATTGATGAGTTTATTCGGCTTGGAGCTGCGTACAATAAGCTGATCAGCCGCATACATATACTTGTAAACGAGGTCAATAGAGAAAAACTGAATGCAAAACAGGCCCAGCTTGTGAGGGCAGGGAGGCGGTGGATTATCCCGTCTATGCCAGGAAAGTGA